Genomic DNA from Paenibacillus sp. KS-LC4:
GGTCATGCAAATGGTTAAAGGACGATCGGATGGCGAAGAAACCAAACGCCGCATCGCCAGTGCAGCTAAGCAATTGTTTATGCATAAGGGCTATGGAGCCGTATCCATGAATGAAGTATGTGATCACGCTAAAGTCAGCAAAGGCAGCCTCTATCACCATTTTCCGAGCAAGGTGCAGCTTTTCCTTGAGGTGGTTGAGGAGGATAGTGAGCAGTGGCGTTTGGCATGGGATCGTAAGCGAGAGAAGCTGGCTACTGTTGAGGAACAGCTTTATGCACTTGCAGAGCATTACGCCCATGACTTTCAAAATCCGCTCATGAAAGCCATGGAGGAATTTTCGTCCAGCCAGGTGTATACCCAAGATGTATTAGATCGTCTGCTGCTTATTATGAAAAATAATTCGCAGGCATGCCGCGGCCTTATACGTGAAGGGCAGGCGAGCGGGATCTTTGTGTCCAGTGACGAAGAGGAGCTTGTGTTTATTGTCAGCAGCATGATGGAAGGCCTCGGAAAAGTCTACTTTACGCTAGACTCTGAGCAGCAGCCCGATCAGATATCAAAATTATTCCGTCAAGCAGCCAGTATGCTATTAAACGGAATACGCGCTAAGTAAGGAAGTACTGGCGCTTTTTTTTGAGATTAAATTAGACCGGTTGGTCGGTCTATAAAGGAGAATGACTAGGATGCTCTATCAAAACCGAACGTTTCGCATTATTCTTTTTTCGGATGTTATTCAGCAGCTCGCGATTTGGATCCGCAATATGGCCCTTCTCTTTTTTGTCATGGACAAAACGAACGGAGATAAGGTAGCCGTATCCTTGATGTCTATTTTTGAATATGCGCCCATTCTCATCTTCTCCATTATTGGAGGCGTGCTTGCCGACCGCTGGAATCCGAAGCGCACCATGATTGCCAGCGATGTTCTTAGTGCTGCGTCGATTGGCGTCATTTTGCTTATGCTTGCTAACGGCTGGTGGGGCGCGCTTTATGCGTCGGTATTCGTGTCGGCCATACTCAGCCAATTTTCGCAGCCTTCGTCGGCTAAGGTGTTCAAGCGACATATTCCAGAAGATCAGATTCCTGGGGCTATCGGCCTCTCGCAAAGCATGTCGTCACTGTTCCACATACTCGGCCCTATTATTGGAACAGCGATTTATCAGTGGGCTGGACTCACGATGTCTCTTCTTGCGCTGCCCGTCTTGTTTCTCGCTTCTGCAGCCGCGCTGACTATGCTGCCTAAAGAAGCACATATCGAGGAGCAGGAGAAGCTTTCATTGAAAAATGATTTGTCCTCCGGCTATCGTTTTATTGTCGCAGAGAAAGGACTGCTGCGGTTATTTCTAACCTTCGCCTTCCTCGGTCTGGCGGCTGGGCTCGTTCAGCCCCTTGAAATTTTCATCGTCACGGAGCGGCTTGGCCTTAATAAAGAAAATGTGCAATGGTTCGCTGCTGCTGACGGAATTGGCTTACTGCTAGGCTCACTCATAGCCGGTATGCTCCCCAAGCTGCTTAAGGCCAAATACTTGCTGCCAGTCGCCTTAGCCTTCCTCGGCATTACCTTTTTAGTAGAAGGCTCCTCCATTTGGCCGCTTGTGACCGGGGCCTTTCGTTTTGGCAACGGCCTATTGCTGGCCATTTTGAATACGGCAGTGGCCAGTTTCGTTATTACCCGAATTCCGGATACAATGGTCGGCAAAGTGAATGGACTAATGACACCGCTATTTACAGGGTCCATTTTGCTAGGAACGGCTTCCTCTGGACTGCTGGCTTCATCCCTCGGCTTGTTTGTCGTTTATGCAATGTCTGCTGTCCTTTGCTTTATTTCTATCGTTCCGTCACTAAAGGTCGGTTTGCAGAAGGAAGCAGCCTAGCTCATTCCCTTTCACAGGACGCTTAATCCGTTCAAGAAACGGGCTAAGCGTCCTCTTTGCGTATCCTTCTGCTTGTCAGCCCTCCAGCCACTCGCTCGCCTCCAGCTCCTTCATCGCCCATTCGCAAAAAGCTAAGGACGCCCGCGTATCCATCTTTCGTTTGCTAAGAAGCAAATATCGCCCGAGCAGCCGTGCGTTATGCTTGCGCGCATTCTCCCCGCTTACCCGCTTCTCCTCCAGAGCCCGCATAAGCCCATCGTAGCGCACAAGCTCGCTCCTGCAAAACGCCTCGCGCGTAACGAGCAAGGCTTTCGCCTTTTCTGGCTCTGACAGCCATAAGCCATACAGCTTAAAATGAAGCTCATCCCGCAGCACGGGGTTTTCCGCAGGCAGCTCTACCCATTTTCCCAGCTGCGTTAGCCCTTTGTCGGTGATGGAATATTCCTTTTTGTCCGGCTTATCCTGCTGCTCGATCCGTTCAAAGGCGATATAACCGTTCTGCTCCAGCGCAGCCAGCAGCGGATAAATTTGACTGTGGCCCGCTTGCCACAGCGGCTTGATTTTTTGAGCCAAATCATAGCCTGTCAGCGGACTTGCACTTAGCAAAGCAAGCAATCCATAGGATAATGTGTTTAATCGCATCGTATAACGACCTCCCAATATGTCATTATTGACATATAAAATGCATAGGTGTAACATAAATAATACAGATTATTATATGTAAAAGTAGACATATAAGCAATGACAGGAGGACATTTGTTTTGGAGGAGCAGACGACTACCATACGATTTTGGCCAATTATGATTGCGATATTCTTTGGAACGTTCCTTTCCGTGCTAAGCACAACGACGATTAATATTGCGCTTCCGCTGCTGATGGAGCATTTTCATTCGGAGCTTTCCACCATGCAGTGGATGGTGACGGGCTTTATGCTGGCTACCGGCGTTATTTCACCACTGGTTGGGTATTTAGGAGGACGATTCAGCTATAAGCGATTATATTTATACGCGCTAGTCGGCTTTACGCTGTTTTCGTTTTTGTGTGCGGCCGCATGGGATACAAGCTCGCTGATCGTATTTCGGATGCTGCAAGGGGCATGCAGCGGGCTGATCATGTCCTGTACGATGACGATTATTTTTCAGGTCGTGCCGAAGGAGCGCCGAGCGTTTGCAGTGAGCCTATGGTCGCTGTCGGCAATGGTCGCGCCTGCGATTGGACCGACTTTCAGCGGCTGGCTGCTGCAGCAGGCAAGCTGGCATTGGCTGTTTTTGTTCAATGTGCCGATCGGGCTGATTGCGATTATTTTGACCCAAAGGCTGATTCCTTATTATCGAATGAACATCCCGAAGTCGCTCGATATTCCGGGCGTCATGACCGTTATTCTCGGCAGTCTGGCGCTGCTCATCGCTTTCAGCGAAGGCAACAGCTGGGGGTGGAGCTCATGGAAAACGCTGCTGCTTATGGCTGTAGGCGTTGCCTTGCTAGTGCTTTTTGTTTGGCGGGAGCTGACAGCTAAGGAGCCGCTGCTGAATTTACGCGTGTTTCGCATTCGCCGCTTTACGATCATGCTGAGTATTTATGGCATGGTGACGGTCGCGCTGTATACAGGTACTTATTTGACGCCGCTGTTTTTGCAGCAGGTGCAGCTCCAAAGTCCGCTGGCGACAGGGCTGATTTTGCTGCCCTCCTCCATCATATTGGCGCTTCTAAGTCCGCTAGCAGGAAAGCTCTATCCGAAGCTTGGAGCGGTGAAAATGATCAGCATCGGCATCGTTTTTATTTTCGCTGGGCTGTTTATGCTGAGCTGGCTGCATGTGAATACGGCATACAGCTTCGTGCTATGGGGGATGATTATTCGCAATATCGGGCTTGGCTTTGCTTCCGTTCCGAGCAGCACCGCCTCCATGGAAGAAATTCCGCCCGAGTGGTCCGGCCATGCCGCCTCCATTAGCAACTGGCTTCGCAATGTGCTCAGCTCGTTCGCTATAGCCGTGTTTACAGGGTTAATCTCCAGCCGTTCCGCCGTTCACAGCAGTGAGCTTATTCAGTCTGGGGCTGCCGACACAAATACGATTCGCCTAATGTCGTTTACAATGAGCATTAATGATGTATTTGTGATTGGAGCTATTACGGTGCTGGCTGGCTTCCCTCTTTTGCTGCTGCTTAAGCAGCGGAGGGGTCGGGAAGCGGTTTTGCAGCCAAGCGGATAAGGAATGTGTGGTGCATCCCTACAGCAAAACACCAATGAAATAGGCGACTTTGCCTTCTTCATTGGTGTTTTTTGATTCAAAGCTTATAGGCTGGAGCAGCTCATTCCATTGCAGCTGCTAATATGCGTGATTGCTCTATAGAAGCTGTTGCTTTACAGCTCAAGCAGCTCTCGTTTGTGAGCATCGGGATCAGAAATAACCTGAGTAGCATGATTGAAAATGAACGTCGAGCGCTCCGGCTTGCTGTATACAGGCCACGCAATATGATCAGTCTCAGGCGTGCCCTGTTTGGCAAAAGCAATCCACGCATCCTGCATGCGCCAAGCGAGCTGCCTCATGGATTCATCGGGCATCACGCCCATGCTCTGCATATGCTCCAGCGTGTTGAACACAAAGAAGATTTCAATGCCATGAATCGATTTATGAAGCAGCGGATGCTCCGGCAGCACCCAGTCAAAGCGATACATCCATACCGGCGCATACTCGCTTTGAGCGGTGGCGAACTGCAAGGATGAACGCCAGAAGAAGGCTTCGGTCATCATTTGAGCCTGCCCGTCTGACGTTGGCGGATAAGCTGCAGCGGCGGCAGCGACGTTTTTGATATCAGGCGCCATAATGGTCAACGCTTCAGACATATTAATGTTATCACCATAGGGCATATCGGGCCTGATGAACAAATGCCCTTCATCTAAGTTCGTCCCGATCAGCAGAGGGATGTCTGCGGCAGCACCTTCTTGAATCGCCTCCAGCGGCGACTGCGGGAGCGTTGCCTCATCAAGCACGGGTTGAAACAGCAGCGCCAGTCGATCCCCTGCCTGCTCCTTCAGCTTTTCTCCCGCTGCAAAAATTTGCTCCGCTGGCACGGCTCTAAGCTTCTCAGGCTCGGATGGACTAATGCCGAGCAGCTGAAGCAGGCCCGCCCGAACGCCATCTGCCTGCTGCTGAGGAATAATTTGCGAGGCTCCGCTTTGCATAATGGCACGACTGAACAAGCCCTTCGCCTTCGCCATACTGAGCAGCGCTGCAATGCTCATGCTGCCTGCCGATTCTCCAAAAATAGTGACGGCAGCCGGATCTCCGCCAAACGCCGCAATATTATTTTTCACCCATTCCAGTGCAGCTATTTGATCGAGAAGCCCTGCATTGGATACGAAGGAGCCGCCAAGCGGCGCTAGATGCAGAAAACCAAACGGCCCCAGCCGATAATTGATCGTCACGACGACTATATTTCCGCGCTTCGCCAGCTCCGATCCATCATACAGAGGCCAGCTTCCAGCTCCGGTCAAAAAAGAGCCGCCATGAATCCATACCATAACCGGAAGCGACGCGTCTGCGGCGTCTCCAGCAACGGCTGATTCCGGAGCCCAGACATTCAAATAGAGGCAGTCTTCGGATTCTAGGCGCGTATCT
This window encodes:
- a CDS encoding TetR/AcrR family transcriptional regulator, coding for MVKGRSDGEETKRRIASAAKQLFMHKGYGAVSMNEVCDHAKVSKGSLYHHFPSKVQLFLEVVEEDSEQWRLAWDRKREKLATVEEQLYALAEHYAHDFQNPLMKAMEEFSSSQVYTQDVLDRLLLIMKNNSQACRGLIREGQASGIFVSSDEEELVFIVSSMMEGLGKVYFTLDSEQQPDQISKLFRQAASMLLNGIRAK
- a CDS encoding PadR family transcriptional regulator, coding for MRLNTLSYGLLALLSASPLTGYDLAQKIKPLWQAGHSQIYPLLAALEQNGYIAFERIEQQDKPDKKEYSITDKGLTQLGKWVELPAENPVLRDELHFKLYGLWLSEPEKAKALLVTREAFCRSELVRYDGLMRALEEKRVSGENARKHNARLLGRYLLLSKRKMDTRASLAFCEWAMKELEASEWLEG
- a CDS encoding carboxylesterase/lipase family protein, with product MTTIEVSTKDGRVSGQQLNGISVWKGIPYAKPPVDELRFAAPVPPERWEGVKEAFHFGPENIQPRQNGAELELAADTRLESEDCLYLNVWAPESAVAGDAADASLPVMVWIHGGSFLTGAGSWPLYDGSELAKRGNIVVVTINYRLGPFGFLHLAPLGGSFVSNAGLLDQIAALEWVKNNIAAFGGDPAAVTIFGESAGSMSIAALLSMAKAKGLFSRAIMQSGASQIIPQQQADGVRAGLLQLLGISPSEPEKLRAVPAEQIFAAGEKLKEQAGDRLALLFQPVLDEATLPQSPLEAIQEGAAADIPLLIGTNLDEGHLFIRPDMPYGDNINMSEALTIMAPDIKNVAAAAAAYPPTSDGQAQMMTEAFFWRSSLQFATAQSEYAPVWMYRFDWVLPEHPLLHKSIHGIEIFFVFNTLEHMQSMGVMPDESMRQLAWRMQDAWIAFAKQGTPETDHIAWPVYSKPERSTFIFNHATQVISDPDAHKRELLEL
- a CDS encoding MFS transporter yields the protein MLYQNRTFRIILFSDVIQQLAIWIRNMALLFFVMDKTNGDKVAVSLMSIFEYAPILIFSIIGGVLADRWNPKRTMIASDVLSAASIGVILLMLANGWWGALYASVFVSAILSQFSQPSSAKVFKRHIPEDQIPGAIGLSQSMSSLFHILGPIIGTAIYQWAGLTMSLLALPVLFLASAAALTMLPKEAHIEEQEKLSLKNDLSSGYRFIVAEKGLLRLFLTFAFLGLAAGLVQPLEIFIVTERLGLNKENVQWFAAADGIGLLLGSLIAGMLPKLLKAKYLLPVALAFLGITFLVEGSSIWPLVTGAFRFGNGLLLAILNTAVASFVITRIPDTMVGKVNGLMTPLFTGSILLGTASSGLLASSLGLFVVYAMSAVLCFISIVPSLKVGLQKEAA
- a CDS encoding DHA2 family efflux MFS transporter permease subunit gives rise to the protein MEEQTTTIRFWPIMIAIFFGTFLSVLSTTTINIALPLLMEHFHSELSTMQWMVTGFMLATGVISPLVGYLGGRFSYKRLYLYALVGFTLFSFLCAAAWDTSSLIVFRMLQGACSGLIMSCTMTIIFQVVPKERRAFAVSLWSLSAMVAPAIGPTFSGWLLQQASWHWLFLFNVPIGLIAIILTQRLIPYYRMNIPKSLDIPGVMTVILGSLALLIAFSEGNSWGWSSWKTLLLMAVGVALLVLFVWRELTAKEPLLNLRVFRIRRFTIMLSIYGMVTVALYTGTYLTPLFLQQVQLQSPLATGLILLPSSIILALLSPLAGKLYPKLGAVKMISIGIVFIFAGLFMLSWLHVNTAYSFVLWGMIIRNIGLGFASVPSSTASMEEIPPEWSGHAASISNWLRNVLSSFAIAVFTGLISSRSAVHSSELIQSGAADTNTIRLMSFTMSINDVFVIGAITVLAGFPLLLLLKQRRGREAVLQPSG